Part of the Cellulomonas hominis genome, CAAGCGGGCTGACCGGACCGGTGGCTTCACGTTCGAGGAGATCATCGACGTTCCCGGCTTCGGTCAGACTGAGGCTGACGCGCAGCGACCGCAGCGCAAGGATCTCAAGCCGGCCACTGCTGACAACCTGCTCTTCGCCTTCCGTCGTTGCCACAACTACATCGCTGGCACCGAGGGCAAGCAGAAGCCTGAGGCTTTCTGGGAACTCCTCAAACTGATCTTTTGCAAGATCGAGGACGAGCGCTCCCGGCAGCTCGACTTCTACGTGACGGCCGCAGAACGCTCGAGCGCGACGAGCGCGGCATCCGCCAAGGCGCGAATCCAACGTGCATTCGACGAGAAGGTCCTGACCAAGTACGAGGCGATCTTCCCATCGAGCGACGCAACTATCGATCTGAAGCCGACCGTCGTCGCCTACGTGGTTAGTCAGCTCCAGGGATATTCGCTCCTTCACTCGCCTGTCGACGTCAAGGGAGTGGCGTACGAGGAGATCGTCGGTAGCAACCTTCGTGGAGACCGCGGAGAGTTCTTCACCCCGCGCAACGCCTGCCGCATGGCGGTGACGATGCTCAATCCGCAGCCGCACGAGAAGGTCGTCGATCCAAGTGCGGGGACGGGCGGCTTCCTTATTACAGCGATGAACCATGCACTGCAGCAGATCGAGGTCGACGAGCGCTCGCAGTGGGCCGACCCGTCGCGCGGCACCGACGAAGAGCGTCAAGAGCTGTATCGCCGGCGGCAGGAATACCTCTCGACGAAGGTGCACGCACTTGACCTGAATCCGGGCCTCGTTAGGGCTGCGAAGATGAACATGGTGATGAACAACGACGGTTCGGGTGGCCTTTGGCAGGCCAACACGCTGGCCAACCCCCGCACCTGGGATCCCGAGGCGGCCGCTCGCGTTGCGCTCGGGTCGTTCGACTGTGTCGTCGCGAACCCGCCGTTCGGCGCTAACATTGTCATCGACGACGAGCACGTCCTGGACCAGTACGAGCTCGCGTCGATGTGGGACCGCGATGAGGCTGGGGCGTGGATCCAGCGCATCGACAAGAACGGGGCGCCCGTGCTCCAGAAGAGCCAGCCTCCGGAGATCCTCTTCATCGAGCGCTGCGTGCAGTTGCTCAAGCCTGGAACGGGCCGCTTCGCGCTGGTGATCCCCAACGGGATCCTGAACAACCCCGCGCTTGGGTACGTCCGCGCGTGGCTACTGGCGAACACGCAGATCCTCGCGGTTGTCGACATGGCGCGAGAGCTGTTCCAGCCGAAAAACGACACCCAGACGTCGATGGTCATCGCCCGGCGCTTGTCCTCCGACGAGAAGGCCGCCGCTGGTGCCGGGGCGCTGGAGTATCCGGTCTTCATGGCCGTGACTGAGCGCGT contains:
- a CDS encoding N-6 DNA methylase — its product is MSMPFAPEVTIRTEGVPDGKVADFLTGKHVGDTPEEYVRQNLEKALVRQYRYDARDCAPEFPIKVGSSRKRVDVVVFQPGTQHKQENAYILVETKRAGTSPSNRTEGVDQLRSYMAACLNVKYGIWTNGDDQFCLAKRADRTGGFTFEEIIDVPGFGQTEADAQRPQRKDLKPATADNLLFAFRRCHNYIAGTEGKQKPEAFWELLKLIFCKIEDERSRQLDFYVTAAERSSATSAASAKARIQRAFDEKVLTKYEAIFPSSDATIDLKPTVVAYVVSQLQGYSLLHSPVDVKGVAYEEIVGSNLRGDRGEFFTPRNACRMAVTMLNPQPHEKVVDPSAGTGGFLITAMNHALQQIEVDERSQWADPSRGTDEERQELYRRRQEYLSTKVHALDLNPGLVRAAKMNMVMNNDGSGGLWQANTLANPRTWDPEAAARVALGSFDCVVANPPFGANIVIDDEHVLDQYELASMWDRDEAGAWIQRIDKNGAPVLQKSQPPEILFIERCVQLLKPGTGRFALVIPNGILNNPALGYVRAWLLANTQILAVVDMARELFQPKNDTQTSMVIARRLSSDEKAAAGAGALEYPVFMAVTERVGHDKRGKVIYRRTETGDDVLVTRLETISEIDQSTGEEVLTSIEVKERQIDDELPDVATAYLRWLGEHR